The Lycium ferocissimum isolate CSIRO_LF1 chromosome 1, AGI_CSIRO_Lferr_CH_V1, whole genome shotgun sequence genome includes a region encoding these proteins:
- the LOC132056170 gene encoding apyrase 1-like, whose protein sequence is MQQDPDPLQMEHEKMLKRNRQQYGGDSFSDKIHRYRGVILVISVPMLLVCFVLFVMPTSYPSDSMGSVNRKFSPKFGSRNYAVIFDAGSSGSRVHVFCFDQHLDLVPIGNDLELFLQKKPGLSAFASDPAAAAKSLQPLLEKAEDVVPMDLRSNTPVRVGATAGLRQLGGNASDKILQAVRDFLKSKSSLKSKASWVTVLDGNQEGAYQWVTINYLLGNLGRKYSDTVGVVDLGGGSVQMAYAISESDAQKAPKLSDGDNTYVQEMYLKGAKYHLYVHSYLRYGLLAARAEILKATKESGSPCILTGHHGSYKYGGKVYPASAMSQGSSMTNCRLVALKALKVNETTCTHMKCTFGGVWNGGGGDGQKNMFVASFFFDRAAEVGFVDPNVAVAKVRPINFESAARRACDTRIDDAKATFPRVDPDNLPYLCMDLVYQYTLLVDGFGLDALQEMTLVKKVKYKNSLVEAAWPLGSAIEVASSMN, encoded by the exons ATGCAACAGGACCCTGACCCACTTCAAATGGAGCATGAGAAAATGTTGAAACGCAACAGGCAGCAATACGGGGGTGACTCATTTTCCGATAAGATCCATAGATACCGTGGAGTGATTCTTGTGATTTCAGTTCCTATGTTGCTTGTTTGTTTTGTGCTTTTTGTAATGCCAACGAGTTACCCTTCTGATTCAATGGGGTCAGTTAATAGGAAGTTTTCTCCCAAGTTTGGATCTAGAAATTATGCTGTTATATTTGATGCGGGTAGTTCTGGTAGTAGGGTTCATGTTTTCTGTTTTGATCAGCACTTGGATCTTGTTCCCATTGGCAATGATCTCGAGCTCTTCCTCCAG AAAAAACCAGGTTTGAGTGCATTTGCTAGTGACCCTGCAGCGGCTGCAAAATCTCTTCAGCCACTTCTGGAGAAAGCAGAGGATGTAGTTCCGATGGATTTGCGCAGTAACACACCAGTCAGAGTTGGG GCAACTGCAGGTTTGAGGCAGTTGGGAGGTAATGCATCTGACAAGATTCTTCAAGCG GTGAGGGATTTTCTAAAGAGCAAAAGCAGCCTCAAGTCAAAGGCGAGTTGGGTTACTGTTCTTGACGGGAATCAGGAAGGTGCTTACCAATGG GTCACCATCAATTATTTGCTAGGCAATTTGGGTAGAAAATATTCTGATACAGTTGGAGTGGTAGATCTTGGAGGTGGCTCAGTACAAATGGCATATGCCATCTCAGAGTCAGATGCTCAAAAGGCTCCAAAGCTGTCAGATGGAGATAATACGTACGTGCAAGAAATGTATCTCAAGGGGGCAAAATATCACCTCTATGTTCACAG TTATTTGCGCTATGGATTGCTAGCAGCTCGAGCTGAAATTCTGAAGGCGACCAAGGAATCTGGCAGTCCTTGCATCTTAACAGGGCATCATG GGTCCTACAAGTATGGAGGAAAGGTTTACCCAGCATCGGCTATGTCTCAGGGTTCAAGCATGACGAATTGTAGGTTGGTAGCCCTGAAGGCGCTGAAAGTTAACGAAACAACATGCACCCACATGAAATGCACCTTTGGTGGGGTGTGGAACGGTGGAGGTGGAGATGGTCAGAAGAATATGTTTGTTGCCTCATTTTTCTTTGATAGAGCTGCTGAG GTTGGTTTTGTTGATCCAAATGTAGCTGTTGCTAAAGTTCGTCCAATTAACTTTGAGAGTGCAGCTAGACGTGCTTGTGATACTAGAATTGATGATGCCAAAGCTACATTTCCTCGTGTGGATCCAGATAACTTGCCATACTTGTGCATGGATCTTGTCTACCAGTACACACTACTTGTGGATGGATTTG GACTTGATGCTCTTCAAGAAATGACATTGGTGAAAAAGGTGAAATACAAGAATTCCCTGGTTGAAGCAGCATGGCCATTAGGTAGTGCCATTGAAGTCGCGTCATCAATGAATTAA